DNA from Kryptolebias marmoratus isolate JLee-2015 linkage group LG8, ASM164957v2, whole genome shotgun sequence:
GAATGTCAGAGGCTGTCAGAGAAAGACGGCATCTGTGGCTGAAATACATCAAATCTTTGAAGGAAGGGATCAGAACGATATTGCGAAGATTGCAAATCTTCATCTGGGTGGGACAGTGTGATGGTTGAGATCTCAATGTTAAAGTCACCGCTCACTGATCTGCAGCTGTCACATGATGGACAGACCCACAGCAGTGGTGACTTCATTTGGCGTGATCAGAAAGACCGCCATATCAAATCAGTAATAACAGTGCCTGTCCAGACTTTCCTCCTCCATTTTTACCTACAATAATTTgctgctgttattgtttttcagcGTCTCTGtcaaataaaagagagaaaactgatTTGGGTTAGGGTAAAACAGTATGTTGTGAGAAAATGAGTCGTTGGAGGACTTGCAGAGTTTGAGTGCCATGAGCATCTGTGTTCTCAGGATTTCTTTTATCTGTATCTGGGAGTTATTATCTAGTTACCGTTTTGCAATTAAACCCTCGCTAGGGGGACCCTGACTGATCATCATGTagaaaagtgacattttctgccttttttatctttttctcaaTCACGGCACATTCTCCTCCCTGGTATTTATGGGTGCAGAGCTTTCAAACCCATTTATGTGATTGTTGTTTCcaattaaatgcagttttttttttttcgtcttgTTGCTCATCTCCTCCCTTTTGTTAACCTGTCTTGGTACATTCTGATGGGCTTGATGTGCTTATCCGATTGTTCTTTCTGTCAACAACACTGTAAACATTGCAAAAGTAACTGAACACCGCTTTGTTCATCACCGATGGAAGCACTCTGTTCTAGGTCAGTGGTTCCTCATTCTCTCAGAGCCCCAATTCGaaccccacccccccacacatGTACAAAGAATTGTGCAAAAGCGCATGCATATGAatagaaaacacatttagcaTTATTTTATTGGTGATATATATTCAAGACACCCCTCCCCAAACATAAATGGGCTGCACTCATATcatgcctttctagccaaccagtctactcaaagtgcttcacaacacaatctgtgccctcatgtacccatccacacacacacacacacacacacacacattcgtacagcactctactacagctaatctgaataaatcattttatggaGACTACCATAATCAGTggtttaaactccattcatacactgatggggcacatcgAAGGTAacgaggggttcagtgtcttgcccaatgACGCTTCAACATGTGACTCTTTCTAGGAGTTGAACCTCCACACCCGCCCCGAAATAGCAGCAGGTGCCTTGACCCTTCGTACCTCTCAGGAAGATGTCAGGATGTTCGTTCCAGACGATTGCaggctgttgtttttaattgtgaCAAAGTGTTGAACACTTGGATGCTATGAACTGGATAATAACTCGACTCTCCATGTTTGGTCAGTCTGAGTACAACAACAGCTTCTTCACATCCAAAAccttttgtcattgtttttcttggattttttttttttttactctaaatcAGTTCAAAGGCAGGTGAGTTTGTCACAAATCTAGTATTGTACTTCCTCTATGATggaaacataaatatatacattttaaatatacattttagaCTTTTAATAATCACATAGTGTGTCTTTGTACAAAGCAGTGTGAGCCTCTGTCTCAATGAAGAacctcccacccccacccgTGTTTTTTAGAGCTCCCCAGCCTGGGATTCATTGATATTTTGAGTCATTTATGCACCTTTGGTCCGTACCTACTGCTGGTTGTGTTTCCTCCTGGCCTGCCTTCATcatttggttgttgtttttttcctcaaatgttgaaacaaatttcatgtttttccatctttagcagaatttgttttcttgcaCATACTGTATAGTATTGTTCTTTGTTGCTGATCTGCCCTCTTGTAGACAAACGACCTACTGAAGCAGCTTACAGTTTTAGGGACCAAACTGTCTGCAGAGGTTAACACATTACTCCTACTCCCAGGCATGTTCGAATCTCCTCCCAGAGCTGTGAATACTTGGGAGcataaatgttgtaaaatgacCCCTTCATCACTCACAAAATTATATCGGTGTCATTTAAACAGTATGATGCAGCACAGCCCTAAATGAGAAGGCTAATGTGTATTtgggcagctgtggatcagtggttagagcagttgtcctccaatgagagattGAAGGTTCAATTCCTGCCAGGAGGggcatgttgaagtgtccctgggcaagacactgaacccctcattgtcTCCAATCTGctccatcggtgtatgaatggagtctaaagcactgattagcctgtttattcagattagctttgtagagattcagtgctgtgtggatgggtaaatgtgggcacagattgtgttgtaaagtagcctgattggctagaaggGCGCTGTATAAGTTACCATaccatttattttctaattccttctctcgctctctttttCAAATTTCCTCAGATCAACACTTGTGTTTATCACagttgaaacaaataaatatatttcttgttatcaaacaaattagtttttgcccattttttttccctcccaaaGGACCTGTGGTCGTAAGAAAAGGCACCGGGGAAGAGTCAGAGCAGGAAAAGAGAACATGACAACAGCTGGACCTCCTGTGGACCTCCAAGAGGAGGCTTTAATGGAAATTGAAAATGAGCTTTCAGGAGAAATAACAACTCAGTCACCCTCATCAGTGCCAAAGGTACCAGCTATCACTTTTATGATTTTAGATTACATGAAAATCTCTGTCTTTTATTTGGTGCTCCTACTAgcacatttattgtttattctgtttttttggtccTCTAGGAAGAAGAAGCATTGACCAAAGGAGTtgtgactgaaacaaaaacagaaacaatcaaaTTGCAAGAAACACCCAGTTTAAACATAACATCACCATTCTTGAAACCACCAAAAGTCATCTTACAGCTTAATAAAATGCGTCCTGTCGTGCTCCTAAAGCCTATAGTTGTACCAGAAGGCGTCTACGAGTGTGTTTCTGAGCTCAGAGAAGACAAACAGCTGCACGAAGGCCAAAAGTCCTCTGACTTGAGTCAGGCAGATTCATCCGAGCCCCGTCTGCTCGAGCCGTCCTTCTCGTGTAACATGTGCGATCGATCTTTTGCTACAGTCCACAACCTCAAGCGCCACAAACTGCTTCACGTCAAAGATGGCAGGAAGTGCCTCCAGTGTGGCGTGCTGTTCTGCCGACGCCACAACCGCGTTTTGTTCCAGCGGCGGCGGCCCAAGCCAAAGAACGAGTCTGAGGATGAGCCTTTCAGTGCCGAGGAGCAAGATCTGAACAGCAGTTTGAGCCCGGATGAGATGGAGCCCCGTCAGATAACAGAAACTGATGGCGATACGCCACCGTCTCCTGCGCTCACTGGTCAGCCGCCTGCCCCTGACCCGAAACGATTACCCAGTGTTTTCAAAAGAGATGGCCTGGTGTCAGTGAAACCCTCTCCGGTGCCTCGACCGCCCTCGCCGATATTCAATTTCCTGAGAAACTCTGTGGCCTCCTTTCACCTCGAGTCACCAGTGCCCAGCTACCCTCCTGTGTTTGTACAATCGCATCTCCCCAAACATCCAGAGCTCCCCCCTTCACTTAGGCTTTTTTCACCTCAGTACCTCACCTCAGCGTTGCTTGACGTTCAGAGAAACTACGAATCCAttttaaacaagagaaaaaccGTCAAGATGGAGCCCGTTGTCAAAGGAGAGCCAGAGGAACCGGTCTCTATCTGTCCGGCTCAGCAAACCGTCAAggaagctaaaaaagaaaaaattgctTATGACCTAGAAGTAATACTCTGATTTAAACAGCGGGGAAAAGGTAACAGGGACTTGTCTCTGAACTCTTCTGCAGTTTAAACCCACTGTCTAACTGTTTACATTAGTTGAAATATTTCACTGTTAATCATTTGAGAACTGGTgcttcttataaaaaaaaaatatagtcCCTCAACTTGATGTGTCTAAATAATCTTACAGCTGAGATATCAACATGTTTTGACTTATTCACTGATTTGTCACCAAATTGTTCTGATAAGTCATCTTTGAATGCACGTGGACGTGTGCTGCTAATGATCGCAGATTGATTTCAGACTCTTGGGTCAAACTGGGATCAACAAACCAATGTGTTCTTATGcaactgcattttattttattcctcaGTTTTTGGTCGAATTAGTTTTGTCACTGTCGTCTGGTGTATTattgctgatgtgtttttttacatgtaagATGCTAATTGTTAAACTGCACCAGCTGGTATTTGAGCTGCAGGTTTACCTCAGGATGTTTTGAGATAATCAAGCTGCAGTTTACAGCTAACAGGAGCATTCATATCTCGCCTCAAATATAAGAAGGTGCCTTTAAGTTTTCTAGCCACCTCGGCCAACTAGAAACAAACGATTGTTGCTACTTTATATTACAGACGTGTATATACCCAACTGCAGCAAGTTTTGAATGTAAGACAGAAAagtataagatttatttttactacGTTGTGTGTGAAAAGACTACTGTATTAACAATACCTTGTGTACAACTTTTGTCAAACTCTGAAGTTTGAGTTGCTGCTAGTAAGTGATTATTTGTCCAGCTTGTTTCTAAACTGTTCTACTTACCTCATGGTCAATATCCTGACATTTATATTTCATAGGATAGTTCTGACAGACTAATTCTTAAGAGTTTTGTTTGCTACTCAGATGTTCTAAGATAAATCCGCTACAGTAAAAAGTGCCTTCCTTTCATACTAACTCACTGTATGATTTTGAACGTTTTGAAATTGAGGCTTGCTTTGTAAATTGTGGCCAAAAGTTTTGAGAATGACAACTAATAATTGTCAGGTTTGCTGCCTCGGTTTTTGTGATGACACTTTGCATGTACTCCAGACTGTAGACCCCAGTATACCATAGAAACGTGataaaaagatctaaaaacaCAGGCAGCAAACCTACTGACATCATTTGTCAGTCTCATAACCTTTGGCTTTAAATAGAGTAACTATTTTTGCAAGACCTGGCTTGACCTATTGACTTGAATGAAATATTTCCAAACTACTGAATAACTACTAGATTATCCTTTAAACAGTTTTCCAGTGAAAGTATTAGCGTGTTCAGTAAGCTGTAATGCAGTCCCCATGATGTAACAATGttactttttactttatctAACACTCCCATAAATATAACTGtatattaactaaagaaaaaaaatgactgttaAGCTacaattaagatttttttatttgtaaattcctaattataaaaataagataaacagTGGGACCAATATCATTCACAGAAATACTTTAAACTGCCAACACTTCAATAAGccttactgctttttttttctcctgaagatttattttcaattgttactttgtttttaataaataatcattGCCCCAAAGAAAAAGATTAAGCCCgtgttatttttatatcaatGTCTGGAGAGGGCATTCTGTAACCTCTGCCAAGCAGAAGCACATCTAGAGACCAGCTTCACGCTGTACGCATCCTATTGGTCCAGATGCGTCGTTAGAGGCGGGCGACCAATCTGATTGGACGTTTTAGCTGTCACTTTAATCCACTCACAGTTGTGATTGGCTGACGTCCGCTGAGCTGCGCTTCAGATTGGCTGACATGTCCTCGCGTGCCTCCGTAGCTGGTAAGCGAGCGGTGCTGATGCTGTGACAAATTGACTCTTCCAGATATGTATCTTGTAGACCGAGCGTGAAGGGACGGAGAGAGGCAGCTGGATAGAGACACAGGGAAGGACTTTGTGCTGCTGCACGGAGAGGGTAAGTGTCTCCCCGGAAAAATAAGCGGACAGGTCCGGGTCCTGCCAGGTGACgcgcggaggaggaggaggggggacgACGACCCTCTACGTTAGGAGCGAGGCTGTAAATACCGCTGGTTTCTTAGCGAACCTTCTCCAGCTCTCGTGTATCTTAAGGTGCGTTTGTTTTCTGACCAGTCGCACCGACGGAGCACGCTGaatatgtttctttttcccGTGCTGGTGATGCAGCTGTTGAAGGCAGCTGTGAGTCAACTCAGCCCCTTGCTTGGTCCACTGCATTGCGGACAACATGAAGAGAAGCATCTTCATTCAAACCAATAAATACACGTCTGTCAAGACCTTATTCTGTTACCTTATTGAGCTGTAGCTGTCACATCTTCTCTTAGACTTTTATTAGTGTTATTGTATAGATCTGGTTTAAAGCAAGAGCAATAATTATAAACTATTGTTATATTCCATTCAGTACATTTAATCAAACAGTAGCATGTCTAAACCCATTCAGGTGTTGCATATATTTTTGCAGTGCGTTGCTTTGCATGCTGGGACTTGAAGTTTGAAGTGTGTGGACACTGAatgttatattattattattgtatctGTACCTGCCTATGTGTCGCTGTGTAATCATATGCTAACAGTGGTAATAcaggagccatttttgtggcttTATTTAGAAGGTGTTTTGCTTCCTTGTGCTCTCTCAGTCCAGCGATGGGGGTGTTCAGCCGACAGAAGTTTTTCCAGGAGCTTACTCATGGCTGCCTGCTGCCCACTGCCCAGCAGGGCCTGGAGCAGGTCTGGCAGCTGCTGGTTATCTGCCTGCTGTGTCGACTGCTCTGGATGTTGGGTAGGAGTTCAGCTGATCATGCGTCCATCACCTGTCTTCCCGCTTGCGTAATAGATAAACCATCCCCTGTACTTTTCCTCTGTAATCTTGCTCCATCAGGCCTTCCGCCGTTTGTGAAACACATGAGCACGGTGGCTGGAGGTTTCTACGCTCTCTACCTGTTCTTTGAGCTCCACATGATCTGGGTGGTCCTTCTCAGCCTTCTCTGCtacctcttcctctttttgtgcCGCCACTCTAACATCCGAGGCACCTTTCTCTCCATAACTGTGCTCATCTACCTGCTCCTGGGGTAAGAGAGTTATTTCCAGCCCTGCCCGCCTGGCAGGTGTTTGAACTAAGCACTCTTTACAATCTGTGTTGAAGAGCTTATTTTCTTTGCTGTGGCAATAAAAATGCCAatattcttttctgttttgatcaGGGAGCTGCATATGATGGATACCACCAACTGGCACAAGATGAGAGGTGAAAGATAGTCCCACTGCTTCACATATCACATATTTACATATATGAAAGCTCAATATGCACCTCAATACATCTATAATAAGTTTGTCCATAATTTCCCATCTCTGACGTCTAGGTTCACAGATGGTGGTTGCCATGAAAGCCATCTCTCTGGCGTTCGATTTGGACAGGGGTGTTGTAGCCAGTGTCCCCTCGCCCATTGAGTTCATGGGCTACATTTACTTTGTGGGCACTGTCATCTTTGGGCCCTGGATCAGCTTCAACAGCTACAAAGAAGCTCTAGAAGGGCGTAAGCTGGTAGGTGTATGACAGGACGGGGTGAAAGTTTAACCCTGAGACAGTGGTGCTCCTGGGATGAACCCACCCAGGCTGTCCTTGTCTTTTGTATTATGCTGGCAAAAATCAACGGATAGGTCCATAACTTCCTCtaaattctttttgtttctcctcagaGCTTAGCGTGGCTTTTCAAAGTGTCTTTTAGCTGGGTGAAGAGCCAGATCTGCCTTGTAATTTCCAACTGCGTGGCACCCTACCTCTTCCCTTACTTCATACCTGTTTACGGAGACAAGCTGCTGCGAAGGTGAGCGgaatacagaaatacaaaccACTTCCTGTTCGAGTCCTCACTAATGGTAACGCTTCTGCTGCCTGCTTCGTTCGTAgcaaaaagaggaggaaaatcAGGTACGTCACCGTCCACGATTGCCCTGAACGTTCCCAACATGCTTTCCACGGCCTGTTCTCTGTTCACCATGTGTGCAAAAGCTTTACCTGCATGCGTCCCCCCCCCTTCTCTGTGCAGCTACATGTGTACCAGGACATGTTTCTCACCCTCTCATTTACCATTTCACCACCTTGAAAACTTGGTGAGACGTAAATCATCACGAGGCAAGTCAACAGAAGGTTTGTGTAAATGTAATGGCTCACTAATGTCGCTCTCTTTATCCGTTTCGCTTCTCAGAGGAACACCGGCAAAGTACGTCTTACATTCTTGTGCTACAATCTCTACATATAGTTGGGTTTGAGCCGAAATGGGACCCTAACCGCCGTTTGTCTCTTCCCGTTCTGGTGTTCCCGCGTTAGGTGGTTGCTGGCGTATGAGAACACAATGTCTTTTCACTTCAGCAACTACTTCGTTGGCTACCTGAGCGAGACTTCCACTGCGCTCGCCGGGGCGGGCTTCACGGAGGAGaaagaaaacctaaaatggTCAGAACTGCACGTGTACCTTTAACGTGAGGCAGCcgtcccccccccaccccccaccccacNTCCCCTAACGTGAGGCATCCggcccccccccaccccccaccccacccccaccggCGCACATTTCTCTAAAGCTCCTGCTTCTCACCTTTTGTTTCGTAGGGATATGAGTGTCTCAAAGCCGCTCAGCATAGAGTTTCCGCGGTCGATGGTGGACGTGGTAACCTCCTGGAATCTGCCCATGTCTCGCTTCCTGCACACCTGTGAGTTTTACGGTTAGCAGTGACAGTCCGAGGCAGCCGATTATTTACCCCGAGCTGATAACGCGGATGCTCTCCTCCCGCAGATGTGTTTACGAGCGCGCTCAGATTCGGGACATTCACCGCTGTCATGGTGACGTACACAGCCAGCGCCCTGCTGCACGTGAGTGCTCTGTGGGACTCTTGACTTGAATGCCCTCCCGTGTCAACAGGTggtttgtttgcatttgaacttctttttttttcttttttttgtccatttcagGGTTTGAGTTTTCATCTGGGCGCCGTGCTGATATCTCTGGCGTTCATTACATACGTCGAGCACGGTACAAGTtctcctaatttttttttattttttttttccccctttttccacATTAGAATCTTTCCATTTCGAGAAAGTGCTTAGCTCTGCAGTAATAGTTAATTGCACCCTCCATGACACGCCGTTTCTGTTCACTGCagtgcttttaattttcttattatGGTTGGAAAGGAGCTCCTTCGCTCGTTTCAtactttgctctttttttttgtttgtttgtttttgtttcagtttttcggAAGAGGCTTGCGGTCGTTTTTAATGCCTGCATACTGTCAAGGAAATGCCCACCCAACTGCcgtcaccaaaacaaaaaggtaaaaagccGTAAATATGGATAACGCTGAACATGTTCATCGAAATTAGCATAAATTTATGTGACTTTTGGTTGACCAGCTGCAAAGCACTTTTGATTAACTcattatgtctttgtttgtttattccaCTAAGATCATTTGAGCAATGAGTTATTATGTGCAGTCTCATTTAGTTTTGCACTATGCTGtgtggagtatgtgttgtgaatgactctcagctactaccacaccaaattttagctcaacatctgtgcAATTTACTGATGTACAGCTATTCttttgttggctaaggtcaattagctgtagtggccatcttgaactgggttgactccaaaattcaATCAGGTGTAGAGGTACAACCAATACCTACTTTTTggaggtttcattaaagtctgattaggggttcatgaaatattttgttaacagacaaacagcattaGGTTCAACAGTTAGTTATCAAATTTTTGACAAAGatgttgtgtttaaagtttgtattaaggacaatgctcagctactgccacaccaaaatttactttactgtatctgtaaaattgactgagttatagacatttttgtgtttcccaagcttagttggttgtggcggccatcttgaattgggttgactccaaaagttaatcagttgtagatgcacatccagtgattacttgctGACCGtgtcactaaaatctgtccagtggttgatgagatattttgctaacagacagacagaacagtTAATGGGAAAGTTTCAAACATAGATCCCGTAGaagttggggatcagcctcagctgctgcaacaccaaatttaagctcaatatctgtccaATTGACAGAGTTGAAGgatcatttagctgtggcggccatcttgaatcgggttgactccaaaagggaatcatttgtagatgttcatccgaTGCAAAC
Protein-coding regions in this window:
- the LOC108231935 gene encoding protein-serine O-palmitoleoyltransferase porcupine isoform X3, translating into MGVFSRQKFFQELTHGCLLPTAQQGLEQVWQLLVICLLCRLLWMLGRSSADHASITCLPACVIDKPSPVLFLCNLAPSGLPPFVKHMSTVAGGFYALYLFFELHMIWVVLLSLLCYLFLFLCRHSNIRGTFLSITVLIYLLLGELHMMDTTNWHKMRGSQMVVAMKAISLAFDLDRGVVASVPSPIEFMGYIYFVGTVIFGPWISFNSYKEALEGRKLSLAWLFKVSFSWVKSQICLVISNCVAPYLFPYFIPVYGDKLLRSKKRRKIRGTPAKWLLAYENTMSFHFSNYFVGYLSETSTALAGAGFTEEKENLKWDMSVSKPLSIEFPRSMVDVVTSWNLPMSRFLHTYVFTSALRFGTFTAVMVTYTASALLHGLSFHLGAVLISLAFITYVEHVFRKRLAVVFNACILSRKCPPNCRHQNKKKLWVYLINVAFSALAVLHLTYLGSVFNSSVDYMEEDEDDITHHTIQKWSELSWTSHWVTFGCWVLYRLIL
- the LOC108231935 gene encoding protein-serine O-palmitoleoyltransferase porcupine isoform X1; this translates as MGVFSRQKFFQELTHGCLLPTAQQGLEQVWQLLVICLLCRLLWMLGRSSADHASITCLPACVIDKPSPVLFLCNLAPSGLPPFVKHMSTVAGGFYALYLFFELHMIWVVLLSLLCYLFLFLCRHSNIRGTFLSITVLIYLLLGELHMMDTTNWHKMRGSQMVVAMKAISLAFDLDRGVVASVPSPIEFMGYIYFVGTVIFGPWISFNSYKEALEGRKLSLAWLFKVSFSWVKSQICLVISNCVAPYLFPYFIPVYGDKLLRSKKRRKISYMCTRTCFSPSHLPFHHLENLVRRKSSRGKSTEGLCKCNGSLMSLSLSVSLLRGTPAKWLLAYENTMSFHFSNYFVGYLSETSTALAGAGFTEEKENLKWDMSVSKPLSIEFPRSMVDVVTSWNLPMSRFLHTYVFTSALRFGTFTAVMVTYTASALLHGLSFHLGAVLISLAFITYVEHVFRKRLAVVFNACILSRKCPPNCRHQNKKKLWVYLINVAFSALAVLHLTYLGSVFNSSVDYMEEDEDDITHHTIQKWSELSWTSHWVTFGCWVLYRLIL
- the LOC108231947 gene encoding uncharacterized protein LOC108231947: MDPDNQDFVPTVFPCTKPSQSPKKRTKRTCGRKKRHRGRVRAGKENMTTAGPPVDLQEEALMEIENELSGEITTQSPSSVPKEEEALTKGVVTETKTETIKLQETPSLNITSPFLKPPKVILQLNKMRPVVLLKPIVVPEGVYECVSELREDKQLHEGQKSSDLSQADSSEPRLLEPSFSCNMCDRSFATVHNLKRHKLLHVKDGRKCLQCGVLFCRRHNRVLFQRRRPKPKNESEDEPFSAEEQDLNSSLSPDEMEPRQITETDGDTPPSPALTGQPPAPDPKRLPSVFKRDGLVSVKPSPVPRPPSPIFNFLRNSVASFHLESPVPSYPPVFVQSHLPKHPELPPSLRLFSPQYLTSALLDVQRNYESILNKRKTVKMEPVVKGEPEEPVSICPAQQTVKEAKKEKIAYDLEVIL
- the LOC108231935 gene encoding protein-serine O-palmitoleoyltransferase porcupine isoform X2, whose protein sequence is MGVFSRQKFFQELTHGCLLPTAQQGLEQVWQLLVICLLCRLLWMLGLPPFVKHMSTVAGGFYALYLFFELHMIWVVLLSLLCYLFLFLCRHSNIRGTFLSITVLIYLLLGELHMMDTTNWHKMRGSQMVVAMKAISLAFDLDRGVVASVPSPIEFMGYIYFVGTVIFGPWISFNSYKEALEGRKLSLAWLFKVSFSWVKSQICLVISNCVAPYLFPYFIPVYGDKLLRSKKRRKISYMCTRTCFSPSHLPFHHLENLVRRKSSRGKSTEGLCKCNGSLMSLSLSVSLLRGTPAKWLLAYENTMSFHFSNYFVGYLSETSTALAGAGFTEEKENLKWDMSVSKPLSIEFPRSMVDVVTSWNLPMSRFLHTYVFTSALRFGTFTAVMVTYTASALLHGLSFHLGAVLISLAFITYVEHVFRKRLAVVFNACILSRKCPPNCRHQNKKKLWVYLINVAFSALAVLHLTYLGSVFNSSVDYMEEDEDDITHHTIQKWSELSWTSHWVTFGCWVLYRLIL
- the LOC108231935 gene encoding protein-serine O-palmitoleoyltransferase porcupine isoform X4, with the protein product MGVFSRQKFFQELTHGCLLPTAQQGLEQVWQLLVICLLCRLLWMLGLPPFVKHMSTVAGGFYALYLFFELHMIWVVLLSLLCYLFLFLCRHSNIRGTFLSITVLIYLLLGELHMMDTTNWHKMRGSQMVVAMKAISLAFDLDRGVVASVPSPIEFMGYIYFVGTVIFGPWISFNSYKEALEGRKLSLAWLFKVSFSWVKSQICLVISNCVAPYLFPYFIPVYGDKLLRSKKRRKIRGTPAKWLLAYENTMSFHFSNYFVGYLSETSTALAGAGFTEEKENLKWDMSVSKPLSIEFPRSMVDVVTSWNLPMSRFLHTYVFTSALRFGTFTAVMVTYTASALLHGLSFHLGAVLISLAFITYVEHVFRKRLAVVFNACILSRKCPPNCRHQNKKKLWVYLINVAFSALAVLHLTYLGSVFNSSVDYMEEDEDDITHHTIQKWSELSWTSHWVTFGCWVLYRLIL